The following is a genomic window from Pecten maximus chromosome 19, xPecMax1.1, whole genome shotgun sequence.
atgatatcaaaatatccagTTCTACACCTTTTTAGATTTcggtggtcattggtcaaggatAAAGGTCAAAGGGCGCACTTGaccactttcaaaataaaaaaaaaatttgtgttCAAGATACAGTGAATCTCATAAATCGCTGGACAGATCTATTTCATTTTTGCCGACGAACCTCACTCACTCCAGTCAAATATTATAAACTGTATGTATGAttattgtgtgtttttgttttggaaatTATTGAATGTTTCTTTCAAAcaaatagatatttatataggAGAATTTCTTTTGTTGTACAGACCAACATTGGTGTGCTGACCCCCAATACTATTGTGCTGTTTGAAAAGGCTGAGAGCTCGACTCTTCATCTGACGGGAAAATCTAAAACGTAAATATGATGACAAGTCATTAATAACAACCATAATATGAGTAATTTTGGTAATTTACAAACAGGTTTTCTATCAAAGAaaactaaaacattttaaaagtatGCATTGATGTtcaattttaacttttaaatattttataatgaaatattcatgacTTTTCATTAATTTGTGCAACTAATCATGATGTAATGAACAGAGCTCAAACATGTTATGTCAAGAAATAGGTGGGACCTATTTAGAATCCCTTCAGTTCTGACGGTAAAGTTCCGTCTGGTAAATCATCGATAAAATTTTATGCTGATGGTAATGATTATAATGTGGTCTGTTAGTATATATGTTGGATGTATTACTGGTAAGGTAACATctaagatgtatatatataagaaaacaaTTTGAACTTGATATAAATGTGTACTAAATTATTGATGCTTTTGATTATTACCCTGCAGAAGACAAGCTCACACCTCCATCATCAATCCTGACTGGAACTTCCAGAAGATGGGCATCGGCGGTCTAGACAATGAATTCTCTGCCATCTTCAGGCGAGCATTTGCTTCCAGAGTATTCCCTCCAGAAGTTATAGAACAGCTCGGTAAGTTGGCCGACATTGGATGTTGGAGTGTAGCACATTGAGTCCAAGTCCCAAGtatatacagagttattgccctttgttctTCATGAGACATTACTTCAATTATATCTCCTGTGCATCCATGTCACCTACTCTTTGACAGAACATAAGGATATCTCAACTTTGATTCAGTGtatgactttaaaaaaaaattacttagtgatttgaacattttaaatatcACTGTAGTTTTCTTattgaaaaaaacatacattttgtacctattttaacttttattttgttttaggtATGAAGCACGTCAAAGGTATACTGTTATTTGGTCCTCCAGGAAACGGTAAAACTCTGATGGCCAGGTGTGTATTGTCCTCTTTCTGTTGTTTTTACTTTATCATCACATTGATAAGACATCTTTTACAGATGGAACATGTAGCCAACCAAATGTGTGATTGATGAAACTTATTCCTGTGTGACTTATGAATTTGATGTACTCTGTCTAAACAAAACAACCAGTCACTTTACAAATGAACAGTAGGGGAAAGTACCAGGATGTTTTGGTCTAAATATAGCTGATAGCCTCAATGGTAAATCTCCATAAAATTATGCAATCACTGATTATGGAAAACAACATAACCGAACAATATTCGAAAAAAAAGGTCATCAGTGACAATTTTGAAAAGGCAATTACCGGGGTAGATCTTTGGCTTTGTGTGTTTTTGTAATGTTACCAAACCAAGAAATagttgattttatattttactgataaaTTCATTGGTCATTTATAAgtgattaacttgaatatattaaCAACCGTTAAATGCTTTGTTTGTGTtcagtatttaaaatattgatttaatacAAAGTCTAAGATGAGTTATAAATGTACTTAGAGATGTACATTAATTTTCTGTTGTATATTAGTTTTCTACAAAAGGGCAATTCTTTGGTAAATTAAGAAAACCAATGTAATCAATATTAAATGGATTACTTGTTTCTTATTTTCGATTCTGAAATGCTAAGCAATGTTTTATGTTGTGCTATATTTTGTGATGCTTTGATTTGTGAttgcaatttattttattttatcatgatACAGGCAAATAGGAAACATGTTGAATGCCCGTGAACCCAAAATTGTAAATGGTCCCCAAATCCTGGACAAATATGTGGGAGAGTCTGAAGCCAAGATCAGAAACTTGTTCAAGGATGCTGAGGAAGAAGAGAAGAGagtgagttacctcccctatcGTATCACTGTGTGGATAGATTGCTCTCAATTATAATCAGTACAATAGAGTTTGTCACTTATCTTGATTTATGGAAACCTAAACCTTTGACAAATCTCACGTTTTGTATTTTACAGTGCGGACTTCACAGTGGACTACATATCATAATCTTTGATGAAATTGATTCCATCTGTAAATCTCGCGGATCAGTGGTAAGTTAAAAATAGCTTAATACTCTTTTTAAAAAGGAATTAAAGTTAAATTGTGATTAGAGAAATGTGCCTTTAATTGACTtgtttaataatgaaaaaattgaTTAATTCAATTGACCCAGCCCTAGTAGTAACATAAagaggagttatctccccttactaTTGTTCCAACAGATAatgctgaattatttgatgtTAACAATGAAACAGAagaaacattaaatattttaccTTTTGACTTGGAAATATTTACTGCACAGAGTCATGTTATTTAAGATTATACTGATGGTAATGTTCTCTAAATTTCCTTATTGTACAGGCCGGTAACACTGGTGTCCATGGTAATGTTCTGATTTCTTTATTGTACAGGCCGGTAACACTGGCGTCCACGATACTGTAGTAAACCAGTTACTAGCCAAGATTGATGGTGTAGAACAGCTCAATAACATCCTGGTCATCGGTAAGTCTGGACATCCTGGTCACGTGACTTTGTAGTTGATTACTAGATTTAAGAAATGAAGTCAGATAATTATTATGGTTCATACATTTGCAATAattgtgagttcgaaacctacgtggggcagttgccaggcactgaccgtaggccagtgttTTTTCTCaaggtactccggctttccttcacctccaaaacctggcacgtccttaaatgaccctggctgttaataggacgttaaacaaagacAAACCAAAGCCcagaaaattaatatataatttttcaataaCGCTAACAGTGTTGCCCTGCAGAGGGAGATAGATAAGATTACTGGCTGTAAATTGTGTTGCATGAAAAGCTTTCTCCAGGAACAGAATTGATTCagatgttttaattatatacacTGTTTCTATGTTTCCGAGTTTCTTGTGAGAGTGTTGATTATTTTGAGAGTTCACTATCTTTTTTTGTCATTAGGAATGACGAACAGGAAGGATATGATAGACGAGGCTCTACTCCGACCTGGCAGACTGGAGGTACAGATGGAGATCGGTAAGGTCTTGTCTAATAAATTTCTCCCACAATTCACCAGTTTATCTGCATTTTTAGACGCgagagatttctctgtcaacccctagtATATGACAGATTGCATGCGCTAACCTTCTAAACCGGAAGTATTTTTTGAGTTACGTCACTAATAGTTCCCGCGTTGTTATTTAATGTTAGATATGCGTATGAGACACAATTTTATGAAATGACAAGATGTACTGTTGTTAAtatcagaatagtatcactgaTACCTTATTTCATTGTCTGTTTGAATAAGTATTGTGAATCGATATTAGAGCTATTTTTTcttgtataatgatattttgggGTTGTGATGGGTACTTCTTCAAATGAGGATATTCATGAGTCGACCATGTGCATATGTTTACAAACATGCCTTTACCACCGATTTGATATGCAATTATTTGAAGtggtgggagaaaaataatcatttccTACCTCGACAAACCTCGGGTTGGACGTTCATGAattcccctcgggttgagatttctttttCACACCCCCAAggtagggaaagattctattGATCAATCTAAACTGAGAAAGTTTCCTGTGAACTAATATCCTCATGTGTAAACAAATTTAGGAGATTAAATGCTTGGAAATCCTTTAAGaaaaatttgatataattactGTAGTAGGTAGTAGTATAGGTCAAATTTCATTCTACTATCATCCTGATAAAAATGGCAGTAACCAAATATTGATTGTAGTTGATGTTGTATTTCAGGTCTTCCTGATGAGAAGGGCCGTAACCAGATATTACAGATACACACGACTACAATGAGGGAAAATGACAAACTAGCTTCCGACGTCAATATACCAGAACTGGCCGTCCTCACCAAAAACTTCAGTGGGGCAGAGATTGAGGGATTGGTCAGGTCTGCACAGTCTACAGCCATGAACAGGCTCATCAAGGTACAGAAATAGGGATAGAGTTTGTATGACAAAAAAATGGAAAGGTCTGAAAGGTGAACTGGTCAAGTCTTAAAAGTGAAGTGGACAGGTTTGAAAAGTGTACTTTTATTTAATTCCATCAATGCATGTTATTTttaccaaaaaaacaaaacaaacttggACTTCTTCCTCAGtccatatttttttctgagGTTAATAAGACCATGTATCAACCTTATTATATATGGCATGATAACACATAATTAGTTATTAGGTTAAACACAAATAGATTTATTGTGGCTAATGATTGGTGTCTTTTATGAGTGTACAGTATGACTGAAAGATatcaaagtatttaaatgtagttaacacaTTGTTAACACATTCACAGTTTGCTATATTAACATGCATTTATAATTTAGtagattttgatatatttacattatgataACTTCCATGTCAAGTGACAACAATAAAGATTAACCATCTGTATATCTGACTCTGGGGACAACTctggcccatgggcctcttgtagtGTAATAGTCAAttaagttttaaatattttatgttatagGCCACATCAAAGGTTGAGGTAGACCCAGAAGCTATGGACAAATTATGTGTTACAAAGATTGACTTTATCCATGCCCTGGAGAATGATATTAAACCAGTAAGTACAGGAATTTGGTGCTCACTGCATTTCTTGGAATCAGAagataacataattttattgttttgatggTTTGTTTTCAAGAATCAATAAACAATTCCAAGATATATGAATGTGTCAGTTGCTTTTGTTAAATTTTAGTTGATTTAATATATCTCAACATTGCGTTGTATTATATTGTCCTAATTTTCTGATGAATTCAGGCCTTCGGTAGCAGTAAGGAAGAGTTTGAGAAGTATGTGTCTAATGGTATAATTAACTGGGGAGATCCAGTAAGCCGAGTACTTGAGGATGGAAATCTGTTGATCGCCCAGACGAAGGCCAGCCAAACCACACCATTAGTCACCGTTTTACTAGAGGGTAAATAAAACAGGCCAGAGCTGTTCTGTACAAACCATAGTACAAACATTTCACCCGAAAACCTCCCCATACCTGTAACTGGCCTGAAAACCTCCCCATACCTGTCATTGACCTGAAAACCTTCCCATACCTGTAACTGACCTGAAAACCTCCCAATACCTGTAACTGACCCAAAAACCTTCCCATACCTGTAACTGACCTGAAAACCTCCCCATACCTGTAACTGACCCCAAAACCTCCCCATACCTGTAACTGACCCAAAAACCTCCCCATACCTGTAACTGACCTGAAAACCTCCCCATACCTGAAACTGACCTAAAAACCTCCCCATACCTGTAACTGACCTGAAAACCTCCCCATACCTGTAACTGACCTAAAAACCTCCCCATACCTGTAACTGACACAAAAACCTCCCCATACCTGTAACTGACCCAAAAACCTCCCCATACCTGTAACTGACCCAAAAACCTCCCCATACCTGCAACTGACCCAAAAACCTCCCCATACCTGTAATTGACCCAAAAACCTCCCCATACCTGTAACTAGCCTGAAAATCTCCCCATACCTGTAACTGACCAAAACATCCCGATACCTGTAACTGACCTGAAAACCTCCCCATACCTGTAACTGACATGAAAACCTCCCCATACCTGTAACTGACCTAAAAACCTCCCCATACCTGTAACTGACACAAAAACCTCCCCATACCTGTAACTGACCCAAAAACCTCCCCATACCTGTAACTGACCCAAAAACCTCCCCATACCTGCAACTGACCCAAAAACCTCCCCATACCTGTAATTGACCCAAAAACCTCCCCATACCTGTAACTAGCCTGAAAATCTCCCCATACCTGTAACTGACCAAAACATCCCGATACCTGTAACTGACCTGAAAACCTCCGCAAAGAATATTAAGAATGGTAAAAAATCCTTTTCAATGTTAGAATTTACTTACAGAACTGGTCTTCACTTTAGAACCTGACCTTGTCCTAACACCTTTCCCACACATTCATACACGATGATATGATCATGTGTTTGATGATAATTGATACTAAAATGTTTTGTCTATATTCTGTTCAATGTAAtttgtgtacaaatgtatttaaattgatGAACTTTCTGGATTCATTAAGTAATTAAAGTTTATGTAATTACAATAACAGTCGAAGACTTCTAACATAAGATGCTGATTATTAATGTCTGGGTTTTTTGACAGGTCCACCGGGTAGCGGGAAAACATCACTAGCTGCTACTATTGCTAAGAATTCAGACTTTCCATTCATCAAGATTTGTTCACCGGAGAAATATGATCGGTTTTACTGAAACAGCAAAATGTCAAGCCATCAAAAAGGTATGTATTTGATTAGGCAGGAGGTAATTAAGGCCTGCTGTTTAGCTAATTGTGAAAACTGAAAAGTGAAAGTAGAACTTGCTATCTCCGAAAGGTTCCATCCTGTAAGTTTTGGtgcatgtatttatttaaacaatgacCTAATCTTTGGCCTCAGTCTGGTGTGTATCAAGAAACAAGGCCAACATCTCAGAGAATTTCGCATTAATTTCGTGTATCTAAAAGCAGGGTCAACATCTCGGTAAAAAATGAAAGATTGGGGTTTTTCTTATGAAGgaaatatctgtaatattgaaTTTGATATGTCATTAGATAAAAGTATAGATAATTAAGGTTATTCTTATaccaaatttcaaatatatgtttatcataTAATGTGAATGTCGACTGTCTTATAGACTTGAGGATTTTTTGTCGATTACAACAAATATCTGTCTAGCAGAACAGTAATTTTGTGAACCTAGAAACTAGGAAGAGACTATGTCTGACATCCATGTCAGTAGTTCCTGTGAGAGTTAAACATTGATTAAGATTTAAGCTTTAATGAATCCTTTCCCTTATCTAGATATTTGACGATGCGTATAAATCTCCTCTGAGCTGTATCATTGTGGACGATATAGAGAGACTATTGGGTaagatttcatcaatattcaacCATGTGTGGCATTTTGTTTCTGAAGTTCACTGATGATGTTTTAGTTAAAAGTACTCCcgttaagatatttttaatgtATGGCTAAATTTCTGTTCCAAATCTAAAGACAAAACTGAACTCTTGCAAAAATATGATaacttttcaatatttaaaagaGTTTTGATCCCATATACCAGGGTATATGAAGTGTtatgattaatataaatatatatttgtatatttatggaaataagcatgttttttttgtgtCTGATGCATTGAAAATACTGTTGCTGTTCTGGTATGAGACTGAATTGTCTTTGTTACAGATTACGTACCCATTGGTCCGAGGTTTTCAAACCTGGTATTACAGGCCCTCCTAGTATTACTGAAGAAACCGCCGCCTCATGTAAGTTACCAggattatattttattatcagtGTGTATAGAAACCAAAAAATGTCTACTTGTTTATCTCACAAGTACTGCAAATTTAGTTTGTTAATGATACAGATACATTTCTGGCCCCAATCagctgttaaaaaaaaatctcaccACACAATCTGAAAGAGTGacacaaagggaggtaattctgaTAGATCTGAATGACCAGGATAGGATAGCATCAAGTTCCATAATTAGTAGTCTTCAGAAACAAATTCAAAGGGACAATAGGTCACAATTGACTACACCTATGTTTAGGATAGCATATCATTTATTATTAAGTTCTTCACTTGATCAGATTTTGATGGTCATTGGTCAATTAGAAAGAGAAAAAGGTCCGCTTGACCACTTTGTGGGAGAGGGAGTGTTTATCAATATAAGCTGCTATTAACTTGGTTTGATTAGCActttgtaatgtgtaaatttagGGTCGGAAGCTGCTGGTGATCGGGACGACAAGTCGTAAGGACGTTCTAAAGGAGATGGAGATGGCTAGTACATTCTCCACCATCGTACACGTGTCCAACATCTCCAATGCTGACCATCTCCTGAGTGTGCTGGACAATACAGAACTCTTCAACAAGGTTGAGATGCAGACAGTACAGCGCAAGATTGCAGGGAAGAggtcagtacatgtacagttaaatcATTATTATAGTACTTACCTTCAACTTAGCCTGAACTAACTCAAAACTAGGAAGCTGTAAGCTGTCATTCTGGAGATAAATTCAGAAATGATGTTGTGTTTCTTGTaagaatgttttatatattaactattgatattgtctgttttttgttgttgttttttgtttattttaatgttatgatACCTCTATGGAGTATCATCATGagatttcactttttctttcCAGATTATGGATTGGCATCAAGAAACTGTTAGTATTAATGGAAATGGCTAAACAGGTAAGTTTGCCTCTATTGAAGGAAACTCCTCAGTTAATCTTCCAAGGTCGACCTCTATATAGTAGGAAACTCCTCAGTTAATCTTCCAAGGTCGACCTCTATAATAGGATACGCCTCAATTAATCTTCCAAGGTTGACCTCTATATAATAGGAAACACCTCAGTTAATCTTCCAAGGTCGACCTCTATTGTAGGAAACTCCTCAGTTAATCTTCCAAGGTCGACCTCTATAATAGGATACGCCTCAATTAATCTTCCAAGGTTGACCTCTATATAATAGGAAACACCTCAGTTAATCTTCCAAGGTCGACCTCTATTGTAGGAAACTCCTCAGTTAATCTTCCAAGGTTGACCTCTTTATAGTAGGAAACTCCTCAGTTAATCTTCCAAGGTCGACCTCtatttaagcaataaactgcctagatgcggcagacctactggtataactgccacatgtgtcacagacaaacaatcatggtgcgctagcgcgcaccattcagtttgtctgtgacacatgtggcagttataccagtagggctgccgcatctaggcagtttatcgcttatatttacattctattaatgaatcgcaaaaataaaaaaatatgaaaaaaatatgaaaaaattcaaatttcccgctttCTACCGTCAGGCAAGTGAGATATTCATACGCCCTcagggcaacttcagttatactctcatagatgaagctgcttttggtagggatttactagtaatatataagggcattgccacaccaaatgtaaatataataggATACGCCTCAATTAATCCTCCAAGGTCGACCTCTATATAGTAGGAAACACCTCAGTTAATCTTCCAAGGTCGACCTCTATATAGTAGGAAACTCCTCAGTTAATCTTCCAAGGTTGACCTCTCTATAGTAGGAAACTCCTCAGTTAATCTTCCAAGGTCGACCTCTATAATAGGAAACTCCTCAGTTAATCCTCCAAGGTCGACCTCTATATAGTAGGAAACTCCTCAGTTAATCTTCCAAGGTCGACCTCTATAATAGGAAACTCCTCAGTTAATCTTCCAAGGTCGACCTCTATAATAGGAAACTTCTCAGTTAATCTTCCAAGGTTGACCTCTATATAGTAGGAAACTCCTCAGTTAATCTTCCAAGGTTAGCCTCTATGGTAGCCTCAGTTTAGCACTGAGCTGGTCCTCCAAGGTTTGCTTGGAATTCTATGGTCGACAAttagaaacaagaaataaattCAGATTGATGCATTTAGTGTTGGGAAATTATTAATAGAGTGAAACGATTTGTCTTAAGAAGATTCTAaggtaatgatatataattaaaatggAGTAGAAGCGTAAAAAAACTTGCTTTTTGGGTGATGACATCACCATTTCACTTTAACGTTTTTTGTTTAGATCCGTTAATAAATAGCTGTAAGTCCAACTTTTATTAAACTTATTTCATAGTAAGATCTCCTTACTTCTTTTGTTTACGGAATGTCATCCAGAATTTATGGTCCAGTGACTCAGGGAAATTAGGGATGCTGGGAATTTAGACTTATTTTGTATTGGTctcagtttctcaaaaagtgctgTGTTATTCCA
Proteins encoded in this region:
- the LOC117317303 gene encoding LOW QUALITY PROTEIN: vesicle-fusing ATPase-like (The sequence of the model RefSeq protein was modified relative to this genomic sequence to represent the inferred CDS: deleted 1 base in 1 codon) → MKAVKCPTDELSFTNRAIVSDKDFDEKTVSHVEIQTSPGKSFVFTIKTYPRMTPGTMGFNLPQRKWAFISLSQELSVKPVKFNPRTDSIGTLTLEVDFLQQRMANSDPYDTDKMAQEFLMQFANQAFTVDQFLAFSYAEKKMLGVVIKQVEVNDFNEMKDGAPMLKKTNIGVLTPNTIVLFEKAESSTLHLTGKSKTRQAHTSIINPDWNFQKMGIGGLDNEFSAIFRRAFASRVFPPEVIEQLGMKHVKGILLFGPPGNGKTLMARQIGNMLNAREPKIVNGPQILDKYVGESEAKIRNLFKDAEEEEKRCGLHSGLHIIIFDEIDSICKSRGSVAGNTGVHDTVVNQLLAKIDGVEQLNNILVIGMTNRKDMIDEALLRPGRLEVQMEIGLPDEKGRNQILQIHTTTMRENDKLASDVNIPELAVLTKNFSGAEIEGLVRSAQSTAMNRLIKATSKVEVDPEAMDKLCVTKIDFIHALENDIKPAFGSSKEEFEKYVSNGIINWGDPVSRVLEDGNLLIAQTKASQTTPLVTVLLEGPPGSGKTSLAATIAKNSDFPFIKICSPENMIGFTETAKCQAIKKIFDDAYKSPLSCIIVDDIERLLDYVPIGPRFSNLVLQALLVLLKKPPPHGRKLLVIGTTSRKDVLKEMEMASTFSTIVHVSNISNADHLLSVLDNTELFNKVEMQTVQRKIAGKRLWIGIKKLLVLMEMAKQIDDSHRIIKFLCILEEEAELDM